The Rhizobium etli 8C-3 genome has a segment encoding these proteins:
- a CDS encoding putative PEP-binding protein has translation MAERDSLKATSASSGVAYGPAHLAEMPVAAPSSLQPASGYQALIDAIEASVGELEALAARSDAESRDIIDFQIEVLRDPTIAETAEARMDAGENIVFAWAGTLDDYIGELETADEEQVRARAVDILDIKNRVLCALAGAPIADFPAGSIFVARDMEPSRFLAHDWSQGGGIALFNGSAIGHVALLARAKSIPMVVNTGHFNVTEGDDIRVDADSGAITIHADGAGAESASTKLISMFTDASPCDNGEVRTADGTKILLSINVNDPADLDSVEPVTTAGVGLMRSEFAVSSVAEAASEEKQIVIYRHVLKWAAGKPVTIRMLDIGGDKPLAGLSVPPGGPATDLRGIRLLLAHPEIARVQARALLRAAVHGDLRVTLPMVTFPSEINEMRSIFREEAERLSSRGMPHPIPPIGMMVEVPAAALMLDTFETADFFSLGTNDLTQQLAASTRDGANSMTFHRAAIPALFRFLEGAMRLAAKGGKPVSICGNIAGDPQWLPGLLAIGLRHFSVAPVQLPAIRSAIVGLRADGTKAAGD, from the coding sequence ATGGCCGAACGGGATAGCCTAAAAGCAACGAGCGCTTCTTCCGGCGTCGCCTACGGACCGGCGCATTTGGCAGAAATGCCTGTTGCCGCCCCTTCGTCACTGCAGCCTGCTTCAGGATATCAGGCGCTCATCGACGCCATCGAAGCATCGGTCGGCGAGCTTGAAGCCCTCGCCGCAAGGTCGGACGCCGAAAGCCGAGACATCATCGATTTTCAGATCGAGGTTCTTCGCGACCCGACGATAGCGGAAACAGCCGAAGCGCGTATGGATGCCGGAGAAAATATCGTCTTTGCGTGGGCAGGTACGCTCGACGACTACATCGGCGAATTGGAGACGGCAGACGAAGAGCAGGTACGGGCGCGCGCCGTCGATATCCTGGACATCAAGAACCGCGTGCTCTGCGCGTTGGCCGGAGCACCCATCGCGGACTTTCCGGCAGGCTCGATCTTTGTTGCCAGGGATATGGAGCCGAGCCGCTTCCTGGCACATGATTGGTCGCAGGGCGGAGGCATCGCGCTGTTTAATGGCAGTGCCATCGGCCATGTCGCGCTGCTCGCACGGGCGAAATCGATCCCCATGGTCGTCAACACAGGGCATTTCAACGTTACGGAAGGCGATGATATTCGGGTCGATGCAGACAGCGGTGCAATCACCATCCATGCCGATGGTGCAGGCGCCGAATCGGCTTCGACGAAATTGATTTCCATGTTCACGGACGCAAGTCCTTGTGACAATGGTGAGGTGCGCACGGCCGATGGGACGAAGATCCTGCTGTCGATCAATGTAAACGACCCGGCCGATCTGGATTCAGTTGAGCCGGTGACAACGGCCGGCGTTGGCCTGATGCGGTCGGAATTTGCGGTCTCGTCGGTCGCGGAGGCGGCGAGCGAAGAGAAGCAGATCGTCATCTATCGTCACGTCCTGAAATGGGCGGCTGGCAAGCCTGTGACAATTCGCATGCTGGATATCGGCGGCGACAAGCCACTTGCCGGGCTCAGTGTGCCACCTGGCGGACCGGCAACGGATCTGCGGGGCATCCGTCTCCTGCTCGCACACCCCGAAATTGCGCGCGTGCAAGCACGCGCCCTGCTGCGTGCCGCAGTCCACGGCGATCTTCGCGTGACGCTGCCGATGGTCACCTTTCCGTCAGAGATCAACGAGATGCGGAGCATATTCCGTGAGGAAGCCGAACGGCTCTCCAGCCGCGGCATGCCTCACCCCATCCCGCCGATCGGCATGATGGTGGAAGTGCCGGCCGCTGCACTGATGCTTGACACCTTTGAAACCGCTGATTTTTTTTCACTCGGAACCAATGACCTCACACAGCAGCTCGCCGCCTCCACTCGCGATGGCGCCAACTCGATGACCTTTCATCGCGCTGCCATACCGGCGCTGTTTCGTTTTCTTGAAGGAGCGATGCGACTTGCGGCAAAGGGCGGCAAACCTGTCAGCATCTGCGGAAACATCGCGGGCGACCCCCAATGGCTTCCGGGATTGCTTGCGATCGGCTTGCGGCACTTTTCCGTGGCGCCCGTACAGCTTCCCGCGATAAGATCGGCGATCGTCGGGTTGAGAGCCGATGGAACAAAGGCAGCCGGAGATTAA
- a CDS encoding dihydroxyacetone kinase subunit DhaK — protein sequence MKRFMNTAQTMVAESLEGFVRAHGELVVFGAGRKCVRRRHFTPGKVAIISGGGAGHEPMHIGFVGKGMLDAACVGHIFTSPTPDQIVSAIEEADTGAGCLLIIKNYDGDIMNFEMAIEMAANRHRIETVIVSDDIETGRADEGRGRRGVAGTLIFEKIIGAAAERGLPLAELKRIGARLDGRVRTMGVALNGVTIPQIQRTTFSVDTDEMEVGVGIHGEPGRSRQRLLAADDIIRHLCETISADISIQPDTKALLFVNGLGSTPPAELYLAYNAAHRFMEERLFHIKRALVGTYVTSLDMQGLSVTLALLTDDEIALWDSPVATAALNSSP from the coding sequence ATGAAGAGGTTCATGAACACTGCGCAAACCATGGTCGCTGAAAGCCTGGAAGGCTTCGTGCGCGCCCATGGGGAATTGGTCGTGTTCGGCGCAGGGCGAAAATGCGTCCGCCGTCGACACTTCACACCAGGTAAGGTCGCAATCATCTCCGGAGGGGGCGCCGGTCACGAGCCTATGCATATCGGATTTGTCGGCAAGGGGATGCTGGATGCGGCCTGCGTCGGGCATATTTTTACCTCGCCGACGCCTGACCAGATCGTGAGCGCCATAGAGGAGGCGGACACAGGAGCCGGATGCCTGCTCATCATCAAGAATTATGACGGCGACATCATGAACTTCGAGATGGCGATAGAAATGGCCGCCAACCGCCACAGGATCGAAACTGTCATCGTCAGCGACGATATCGAGACAGGAAGAGCTGATGAAGGCCGAGGACGCCGCGGTGTCGCAGGCACGCTGATCTTCGAGAAAATCATCGGTGCGGCGGCGGAACGGGGCCTGCCGCTCGCCGAATTGAAGCGGATCGGCGCCCGGCTGGACGGACGTGTCCGGACAATGGGAGTGGCGCTCAACGGGGTCACGATACCACAGATCCAGCGCACGACATTTTCAGTGGACACGGACGAAATGGAAGTGGGCGTCGGCATCCATGGAGAGCCGGGCCGTTCGAGACAACGCCTCCTGGCCGCTGACGACATCATCCGTCATCTCTGCGAAACAATCTCGGCAGACATCTCCATCCAGCCGGATACGAAAGCCTTGCTCTTCGTCAACGGCCTTGGCAGCACGCCGCCGGCCGAACTCTATCTTGCCTACAACGCCGCTCACCGTTTCATGGAAGAGCGGCTGTTTCACATTAAACGCGCACTGGTCGGCACCTATGTCACCTCCCTCGACATGCAGGGACTGTCGGTCACACTGGCTTTGCTGACCGACGATGAGATCGCATTGTGGGACTCGCCTGTGGCGACGGCAGCGCTGAATTCGTCGCCTTGA
- a CDS encoding lipopolysaccharide biosynthesis protein, which produces MTSIYQGAGIAIDLAYMATLSRLLSPADFGVMATAILFLSFCNLLREIGLGATIVQLPSLTEVEQRTALTLVLISSAILFILAQACAAPFARFMNMPASEVVVRALSFIIIVQAFTSISEGLLLRRLEMRRIRMSEIAAKTLAYGTTGIGLAFAGFGYWALAAASICEASFLALVLVYAAKPNLRPIFDSPSSRRLMGKGSGFTASRVINFIALRADIAIVGRSLDAVHLGLYSRAYRLMSLPTDVYARMADRVVFPAMAKVQSNPARLKKAYLRGVGLTALFGMPMSAVIYILAPEIVLSLLGKQWGEVIPVFSFLAIGMYFRLASRVSGSLLRATAAIRALILSQAVYACLTICGTLLVVGHGLSAVATAVGLAIFVYFCVITAFACKVARVSLIELIIEHRYGMRVSAMVGIPCFVIAYVLRLENAHASIILLCEILYLGLFSLCFVYRMPINLIGNEGAEFSGHMRSAIRSMLRSGRNDPSSL; this is translated from the coding sequence ATGACCTCGATATATCAAGGCGCAGGCATAGCCATCGACTTGGCTTACATGGCCACCTTATCACGCCTGCTGTCGCCAGCGGATTTTGGCGTCATGGCAACGGCGATCTTGTTTCTCTCATTTTGCAATCTTCTGCGTGAGATCGGGCTCGGCGCGACGATCGTTCAATTGCCAAGCCTCACGGAAGTTGAGCAGCGGACAGCACTCACGTTGGTTCTGATCTCGTCTGCCATTCTCTTCATTCTGGCGCAGGCTTGCGCTGCGCCATTTGCGCGGTTCATGAACATGCCCGCGTCGGAAGTTGTTGTTAGAGCGCTGTCGTTCATCATCATCGTTCAAGCATTCACCTCGATATCCGAGGGCCTCCTCTTACGCCGACTGGAGATGCGCCGTATCCGAATGAGCGAGATTGCGGCCAAAACACTCGCATACGGCACAACCGGCATCGGTTTGGCATTTGCGGGTTTCGGATATTGGGCCCTTGCCGCGGCATCGATATGTGAGGCCAGTTTCCTGGCCCTCGTTCTGGTTTATGCCGCTAAACCGAACCTTCGACCGATATTTGATAGTCCATCCAGCCGTCGTCTGATGGGAAAGGGATCCGGCTTTACTGCATCACGAGTAATCAATTTCATCGCGCTTCGCGCCGACATCGCCATTGTCGGCCGATCCTTGGATGCAGTTCACCTTGGCCTCTACTCTCGAGCATATCGCCTGATGAGTCTACCGACGGACGTTTACGCCCGTATGGCGGATCGAGTCGTCTTTCCTGCGATGGCCAAGGTGCAGTCTAACCCAGCGCGGCTCAAGAAAGCCTATCTGCGAGGCGTTGGTCTAACCGCTCTTTTTGGAATGCCAATGAGCGCAGTAATCTATATTCTCGCTCCGGAGATTGTTTTGTCCCTGCTCGGCAAGCAGTGGGGGGAAGTAATCCCCGTGTTTTCCTTTCTCGCAATTGGAATGTACTTTAGGTTGGCTTCACGAGTGAGCGGATCTCTTCTGCGTGCGACGGCGGCCATACGCGCGCTTATCCTGTCGCAAGCTGTTTATGCATGCCTGACGATATGCGGTACGTTGTTGGTTGTAGGGCATGGACTGTCAGCCGTGGCGACAGCAGTGGGACTGGCGATTTTTGTATATTTTTGCGTAATCACAGCGTTTGCCTGCAAAGTGGCCCGCGTCTCCCTCATCGAGTTGATCATAGAGCATCGATACGGCATGCGTGTATCGGCTATGGTTGGCATTCCTTGCTTTGTCATCGCTTATGTGCTGCGGCTCGAAAACGCGCATGCGAGCATCATACTGCTTTGCGAAATCCTGTATCTGGGTCTCTTCTCGCTTTGCTTCGTATATCGGATGCCGATCAATCTGATCGGCAACGAGGGCGCTGAATTTAGTGGCCACATGCGCAGCGCAATTCGTTCAATGCTGCGCTCTGGTAGAAATGATCCATCGTCTTTGTGA
- a CDS encoding HPr family phosphocarrier protein, which translates to MSSEFRIETTETTRLHVSYQTDVEVKHAVGLHARPAVTFTRLAKSFPCSIEVAVNGSDVWLNGKSIIKIMSARIRKGSVLRIRADGILAEEAVKELKELVERNFDEDKKHGRTG; encoded by the coding sequence ATGAGCAGTGAATTTCGAATAGAGACGACGGAGACTACACGATTGCATGTCAGCTACCAGACGGACGTGGAGGTCAAGCATGCTGTTGGACTGCACGCGCGCCCGGCCGTGACATTCACCCGGCTTGCAAAGTCGTTCCCATGTTCGATCGAAGTCGCCGTGAACGGCAGCGATGTCTGGCTGAACGGCAAGAGCATTATCAAAATCATGAGCGCCAGAATCCGCAAGGGATCGGTTCTACGCATAAGAGCGGACGGCATTCTGGCGGAAGAGGCAGTCAAGGAATTGAAGGAACTTGTCGAACGCAACTTCGACGAGGACAAGAAACATGGCCGAACGGGATAG